The Triplophysa rosa linkage group LG3, Trosa_1v2, whole genome shotgun sequence genome has a segment encoding these proteins:
- the prickle1a gene encoding prickle-like protein 1a has product MNLGNSVGFHGDVRQRDMEAKVNKLSFGFQRSSTSDDDSGCALEEYAWVPPGLRPEQVQLYFSCLPEDKVPYVNSPGEKNRIKQLLYQLPPHDNEVRYCQSLSEEERNELHMFSLQRKKEALGRGTLKLLPRAMLHATCEHCGENLSGGEMVVFASRARPGQVWHPACFTCSTCNELLVDLIYFYHDGKIHCGRHHAELLKPRCSACDEIIFADECTEAEGRHWHMKHFACFECETILGGQRYIMKDGRPYCCGCFELLYAEYCEACGEHIGVDHAQMTYDGLHWHATDACFSCAQCKSSLLGCPFLPRQGRIYCSKACSLGEDVHASDSSDSAFQSARSRESRRSVKMGKSSRSADQCRQSLLFSPAANYKFPGLSGNADDTLSNKFSKLGFTDSHFWRNREEQEAPEDHEEWAEHEDYMTQLLLKFGEHGVFQQQEDGRPDLWMTDSEVKNKTQRRVPVSGESESLASKKYKVDMYWAQSQDGLGDSAYGSHPGPASSRKLQELDLDRASLKDEDKLWYNDSLECITYDLKQAEQNVRDSMDSLALSNITGVSVDRDMKEKPLLYPFQKFSRFDNENCENASNMGTLNSSMLHRSANSLKSLTSELECVEIVEEDELEQVVPLPEERPKPHLPVLRRSKSQSKPQQVTFSDDVLDNGRYDNLEVRQPPMSERTRRRAYHFDEQDQQGHRHHHRRRSRKSRSDNALNMVPKEKARKCFKEDHRQCGPGPNAQYGQHSYAHADANYGLHGQAKERFLQLYGEDDGWCSTCSSSSSESEEEGFFLGQPIPQPRQPQYQYYADELPFGTRTKSKQKRGRKGKNCIIS; this is encoded by the exons ATGAACCTCGGAAATTCTGTCGGTTTCCACGGCGACGTGAGGCAACGGGACATGGAGGCGAAGGTCAACAAGCTCTCGTTCGGCTTCCAGCGGAGCTCAACGTCAGACGACGACTCGGGCTGCGCCCTGGAGGAATACGCCTGGGTGCCACCCGGACTCCGACCAGAACAG GTTCAGCTTTATTTCTCCTGTCTACCCGAGGACAAAGTGCCTTATGTGAACAGCCCCGGAGAGAAGAATCGTATCAAACAGCTTCTGTACCAGCTGCCTCCTCATGACAATGAG GTGCGGTACTGTCAGTCTCTCAGTGAAGAGGAGAGGAATGAGCTTCACATGTTCAGCctgcaaagaaagaaagaggctCTTGGACGAGGAACGTTGAAACTGCTGCCGAGAGCGATGCTTCATGCCACGTGTGAACAC TGTGGGGAGAACCTCAGCGGCGGGGAGATGGTGGTGTTCGCCTCCCGGGCCAGACCTGGCCAGGTTTGGCACCCAGCGTGCTTCACATGCTCCACCTGCAATGAGCTCCTGGTGGATCTTATTTACTTCTACCACGATGGGAAGATCCACTGTGGGCGACATCATGCAGAATTGTTAAAGCCACGCTGTTCGGCCTGTGATGAG ATTATTTTCGCAGACGAATGCACAGAAGCAGAAGGTCGTCACTGGCACATGAAGCACTTTGCCTGCTTTGAATGCGAGACCATCCTGGGTGGTCAGCGGTACATCATGAAAGACGGCCGACCGTACTGCTGCGGTTGCTTCGAGTTGTTGTATGCAGAATATTGCGAGGCTTGCGGCGAACACATTG GGGTGGATCATGCCCAAATGACGTACGACGGCCTTCACTGGCACGCCACGGACGCTTGCTTCAGCTGTGCTCAGTGCAAGAGCTCCTTGCTCGGTTGTCCCTTTCTACCCAGGCAAGGCAGAATCTACTGTTCCAAGGCCTGCAGCCTGGGTGAGGACGTCCACGCCTCGGATTCTTCGGACTCTGCTTTCCAGTCCGCGAGGTCTCGGGAATCCCGCCGCAGCGTGAAGATGGGAAAAAGCAGCCGCTCGGCAGACCAATGTCGGCAGTCGCTACTCTTCTCGCCCGCAGCCAACTACAAGTTCCCAGGACTGTCCGGGAATGCGGATGACACCTTGTCCAACAAGTTCTCAAAGCTAGGCTTCACAGACAGCCACTTTTGGAGGAAcagggaggagcaggaagcacCTGAAGACCACGAGGAATGGGCCGAGCATGAGGACTACATGACCCAGCTGCTCCTCAAGTTTGGTGAACACGGAGTGTTCCAACAGCAAGAGGACGGCAGACCAGACCTATGGATGACTGACTCGGAGGTCAAAAACAAAACCCAGCGGAGGGTTCCAGTCAGCGGTGAGAGCGAGAGTCTGGCCAGTAAAAAGTACAAGGTGGACATGTACTGGGCCCAGTCCCAGGATGGACTGGGTGATTCTGCGTATGGTAGTCACCCTGGACCTGCTAGCAGCAGAAAACTCCAGGAGCTCGATTTGGATCGTGCCAGCTTAAAGGACGAAGACAAACTGTGGTATAATGACTCGCTGGAGTGCATCACATATGATCTTAAACAAGCAGAGCAGAACGTCCGGGACTCCATGGACTCCTTGGCACTTTCCAATATCacag GTGTTTCAGTTGATAGGGACATGAAAGAGAAACCGCTGCTCTACCCTTTTCAAAAGTTCTCCAGGTTTGACAACGAGAACTGCGAGAATGCGAGCAACATGGGGACGTTGAACTCCTCGATGCTTCACAGGAGCGCCAACTCCCTAAAGAGCCTTACCTCGGAGCTGGAGTGCGTGGAGATCGTTGAGGAGGACGAACTAGAGCAGGTGGTTCCTCTTCCAGAGGAGAGGCCCAAACCACACTTACCTGTTTTAAGAAGGAGCAAGTCCCAATCCAAACCACAGCAGGTTACGTTTTCAGACGATGTTTTAGATAACGGACGCTATGATAACTTGGAGGTGCGACAGCCTCCCATGAGCGAGCGTACTCGCAGACGAGCGTACCACTTTGACGAACAAGACCAGCAGGGGCATCGCCATCACCACCGGCGGAGAAGTCGGAAGTCCCGTTCGGACAACGCACTTAACATGGTGCCCAAAGAAAAGGCCCGTAAGTGCTTTAAGGAGGACCATCGGCAGTGTGGCCCGGGTCCTAATGCTCAGTATGGACAGCACTCGTACGCACACGCTGACGCTAACTACGGTTTGCACGGCCAGGCCAAAGAGAGATTTCTTCAGTTGTACGGTGAAGACGACGGCTGGTGTTCTACTTGCTCCTCTTCATCGTCCGAATCGGAGGAGGAAGGATTTTTTCTGGGTCAGCCTATTCCACAACCAAGGCAACCTCAGTACCAGTATTACGCCGATGAACTTCCCTTTGGCACACGGACAAAGTCCAAACAGAAGAGAGGACGGAAGGGCAAAAACTGTATCATTTCCTAG
- the LOC130552120 gene encoding periphilin-1 isoform X2, protein MAYSKVSIRELYERHFKKTFGPHDKVQVMSRRPAACFSEEEDVHVQCGRRSLCDGQACEGAEKQRVCPPERPQRDAPLYHPKALYLYNRHYVSPARQRVDLRSCGKTSSLPSGHCSHCRSPSTSCYIPVQPNTSTKQPEKRRPPKDLAGGVKDASPHASAPANKTFSGLGKNPDLVGEPKHVQTPEERCVRAITSKAKEIEQLYTEDCKTFGLVVKMLISKDQTLERRLLSALKKNLVDIRKQSLKDLRQFISNVTSRLKPEQSAKLYRNINKRRFRRTQHI, encoded by the exons A TGGCTTACAGCAAGGTCAGCATCAGAGAACTCTATGAGAGACActtcaaaaaaacattt GGGCCACATGATAAAGTTCAAGTGATGTCAAGACGTCCGGCTGCCTGCTTCTCAGAAGAGGAAGATGTCCACGTTCAGTGTGGCCGGAGAAGCCTCTGTGATGGTCAGGCTTGTGAAGGAGCTGAGAAGCAGAGAGTCTGTCCCCCAGAGAGACCCCAGAGGGATGCACCGCTGTACCACCCG AAGGCGCTGTACCTGTATAACAGACACTATGTTTCTCCAGCTAGACAACGGGTTGATTTGAG GAGCTGTGGTAAAACATCCTCGCTGCCTAGCGGACACTGCAGTCACTGTAGATCTCCCAGCACCAGCTGCTACATCCCAGTTCAGCCAAACACCAGCACTAAGCAACCAG AGAAACGCAGGCCACCCAAAGATCTCGCTGGAGGGGTGAAAGACGCTTCTCCTCACGCTTCTGCACCGGCCAACAAG ACGTTTTCAGGTCTGGGTAAGAATCCAGATTTGGTTGGAGAACCAAAACACGTTCAGACACCCGAAGAACGTTGCGTTCGAGCCATCACATCCAAAGCAAAGGAGATCGAGCAG TTGTACACAGAAGACTGTAAGACATTCGGACTCGTGGTGAAGATGCTCATTTCCAAAGATCAGACCCTTGAACGGCGGCTTCTATCTGCGCTGAAGAAGAACCTGGTTGATATCAGAAAACAAAGTCTGAAGGACCTCCGGCAGTTCATCTCTAATGTGACTTCACGGCTGAAACCTGAACAATCGGCTAAACTTTACCGTAATATTAACAAGAGACGCTTCAGACGCacacaacacatttaa
- the LOC130552120 gene encoding periphilin-1 isoform X1, translating to MAYSKVSIRELYERHFKKTFGPHDKVQVMSRRPAACFSEEEDVHVQCGRRSLCDGQACEGAEKQRVCPPERPQRDAPLYHPQKALYLYNRHYVSPARQRVDLRSCGKTSSLPSGHCSHCRSPSTSCYIPVQPNTSTKQPEKRRPPKDLAGGVKDASPHASAPANKTFSGLGKNPDLVGEPKHVQTPEERCVRAITSKAKEIEQLYTEDCKTFGLVVKMLISKDQTLERRLLSALKKNLVDIRKQSLKDLRQFISNVTSRLKPEQSAKLYRNINKRRFRRTQHI from the exons A TGGCTTACAGCAAGGTCAGCATCAGAGAACTCTATGAGAGACActtcaaaaaaacattt GGGCCACATGATAAAGTTCAAGTGATGTCAAGACGTCCGGCTGCCTGCTTCTCAGAAGAGGAAGATGTCCACGTTCAGTGTGGCCGGAGAAGCCTCTGTGATGGTCAGGCTTGTGAAGGAGCTGAGAAGCAGAGAGTCTGTCCCCCAGAGAGACCCCAGAGGGATGCACCGCTGTACCACCCG CAGAAGGCGCTGTACCTGTATAACAGACACTATGTTTCTCCAGCTAGACAACGGGTTGATTTGAG GAGCTGTGGTAAAACATCCTCGCTGCCTAGCGGACACTGCAGTCACTGTAGATCTCCCAGCACCAGCTGCTACATCCCAGTTCAGCCAAACACCAGCACTAAGCAACCAG AGAAACGCAGGCCACCCAAAGATCTCGCTGGAGGGGTGAAAGACGCTTCTCCTCACGCTTCTGCACCGGCCAACAAG ACGTTTTCAGGTCTGGGTAAGAATCCAGATTTGGTTGGAGAACCAAAACACGTTCAGACACCCGAAGAACGTTGCGTTCGAGCCATCACATCCAAAGCAAAGGAGATCGAGCAG TTGTACACAGAAGACTGTAAGACATTCGGACTCGTGGTGAAGATGCTCATTTCCAAAGATCAGACCCTTGAACGGCGGCTTCTATCTGCGCTGAAGAAGAACCTGGTTGATATCAGAAAACAAAGTCTGAAGGACCTCCGGCAGTTCATCTCTAATGTGACTTCACGGCTGAAACCTGAACAATCGGCTAAACTTTACCGTAATATTAACAAGAGACGCTTCAGACGCacacaacacatttaa
- the LOC130552120 gene encoding periphilin-1 isoform X3, translating into MAYSKGPHDKVQVMSRRPAACFSEEEDVHVQCGRRSLCDGQACEGAEKQRVCPPERPQRDAPLYHPQKALYLYNRHYVSPARQRVDLRSCGKTSSLPSGHCSHCRSPSTSCYIPVQPNTSTKQPEKRRPPKDLAGGVKDASPHASAPANKTFSGLGKNPDLVGEPKHVQTPEERCVRAITSKAKEIEQLYTEDCKTFGLVVKMLISKDQTLERRLLSALKKNLVDIRKQSLKDLRQFISNVTSRLKPEQSAKLYRNINKRRFRRTQHI; encoded by the exons A TGGCTTACAGCAAG GGGCCACATGATAAAGTTCAAGTGATGTCAAGACGTCCGGCTGCCTGCTTCTCAGAAGAGGAAGATGTCCACGTTCAGTGTGGCCGGAGAAGCCTCTGTGATGGTCAGGCTTGTGAAGGAGCTGAGAAGCAGAGAGTCTGTCCCCCAGAGAGACCCCAGAGGGATGCACCGCTGTACCACCCG CAGAAGGCGCTGTACCTGTATAACAGACACTATGTTTCTCCAGCTAGACAACGGGTTGATTTGAG GAGCTGTGGTAAAACATCCTCGCTGCCTAGCGGACACTGCAGTCACTGTAGATCTCCCAGCACCAGCTGCTACATCCCAGTTCAGCCAAACACCAGCACTAAGCAACCAG AGAAACGCAGGCCACCCAAAGATCTCGCTGGAGGGGTGAAAGACGCTTCTCCTCACGCTTCTGCACCGGCCAACAAG ACGTTTTCAGGTCTGGGTAAGAATCCAGATTTGGTTGGAGAACCAAAACACGTTCAGACACCCGAAGAACGTTGCGTTCGAGCCATCACATCCAAAGCAAAGGAGATCGAGCAG TTGTACACAGAAGACTGTAAGACATTCGGACTCGTGGTGAAGATGCTCATTTCCAAAGATCAGACCCTTGAACGGCGGCTTCTATCTGCGCTGAAGAAGAACCTGGTTGATATCAGAAAACAAAGTCTGAAGGACCTCCGGCAGTTCATCTCTAATGTGACTTCACGGCTGAAACCTGAACAATCGGCTAAACTTTACCGTAATATTAACAAGAGACGCTTCAGACGCacacaacacatttaa
- the gxylt1a gene encoding glucoside xylosyltransferase 1 isoform X2 codes for MRRYIRVLFVCTLLVFCSLLYTFSQLVSSLESASPQARAHRTRAAHSGLGDRYTVPVPGVREQDRQEPVRLAVVACGTRLEETLTMLKSAVLFSCRKLHFNIFAEDELHVGFRQALESWPEKFRSKFNYSTHPITFPSENAREWRKLFKPCASQRLFLPLILKDVDSLLYVDTDILFLRPVEDIWKFLSGFNSSHVAAMAPEHEEPRIGWYNRFARHPYYGRTGVNSGVMLMNLTRIRAKHFKNDMTAVNLKWADLLMPLLHKYKLNITWGDQDLLNIIFHHNPESLFVFPCQWNYRPDHCIYGSNCNDAEQHGVYILHGNRGVYHDDKQPVFRAIYDVIQKYPFGEDAVHGLLRPLEEKLRDAGHTYCGRVWHIFTKQLQESVRELQKDKIR; via the exons ATGCGTCGCTACATTCGCGTCTTGTTCGTTTGCACATTACTCGTCTTCTGCTCGCTCTTGTACACATTTAGTCAACTGGTGTCGTCGCTGGAGAGCGCCAGTCCTCAGGCGCGAGCACACCGGACACGCGCAGCACATTCAGGCCTCGGTGACAG GTACACTGTTCCAGTGCCCGGGGTCCGTGAGCAGGACCGTCAGGAGCCCGTCAGACTGGCTGTGGTGGCGTGCGGTACCCGTCTGGAGGAAACGCTCACCATGCTGAAATCTGCCGTCCTGTTCAGCTGCAGAAAGCTTCACTTTAATATTTTCGCAGAAGATGAGCTGCACGTCGGCTTCAGACAGGCA CTGGAGTCGTGGCCGGAGAAATTCCGCTCCAAGTTTAACTACAGCACGCATCCCATCACCTTTCCCAGCGAGAACGCCAGAGAGTGGAGAAAACTTTTCAAACCGTGCGCTTCACAAAGACTCTTTCTTCCT CTGATCCTGAAGGACGTCGACTCTCTGCTGTACGTGGACACAGATATCCTGTTCCTGCGGCCGGTGGAGGACATCTGGAAGTTTCTCTCAGGGTTTAACAGCAGTCACGTGGCTGCGATGGCGCCGGAGCACGAGGAGCCGCGGATCGGCTGGTACAATCGTTTCGCTCGACACCCGTACTACGGACGGACCGGAGTAAACTCGGGCGTCATGCTGATGAACCTGACACGAATCCGAGCCAAACACTTTAAG AATGACATGACAGCCGTGAACCTGAAGTGGGCCGACCTGTTGATGCCTCTGCTACACAAATATAAACTCAACATCACCTGGGGTGATCAAGACCTGCTTAACATCATATTTCATCATAATCCAG AGAGTCTGTTTGTGTTCCCGTGCCAATGGAATTACCGTCCGGATCACTGCATATACGGCAGTAACTGCAACGACGCCGAACAGCATGGCGTTTACATTCTCCATGGAAACCGTGGGGTTTACCATGACGACAAGCAACCTGTATTCAGAGCCATTTACGATGTTATTCAGAAg TATCCGTTCGGAGAAGATGCAGTCCACGGTTTACTGCGCCCCTTGGAGGAGAAGCTACGGGACGCCGGACACACGTACTGCGGAAGAGTCTGGCACATCTTCACCAAACAATTGCAAGAAAGTGTGAGAGAGCTACAGAAAGACAAAATCAGATGA
- the gxylt1a gene encoding glucoside xylosyltransferase 1 isoform X1, protein MRRYIRVLFVCTLLVFCSLLYTFSQLVSSLESASPQARAHRTRAAHSGLGDRCHSGSVTHWNSYGMPSAVCGQNCFMESAVRYTVPVPGVREQDRQEPVRLAVVACGTRLEETLTMLKSAVLFSCRKLHFNIFAEDELHVGFRQALESWPEKFRSKFNYSTHPITFPSENAREWRKLFKPCASQRLFLPLILKDVDSLLYVDTDILFLRPVEDIWKFLSGFNSSHVAAMAPEHEEPRIGWYNRFARHPYYGRTGVNSGVMLMNLTRIRAKHFKNDMTAVNLKWADLLMPLLHKYKLNITWGDQDLLNIIFHHNPESLFVFPCQWNYRPDHCIYGSNCNDAEQHGVYILHGNRGVYHDDKQPVFRAIYDVIQKYPFGEDAVHGLLRPLEEKLRDAGHTYCGRVWHIFTKQLQESVRELQKDKIR, encoded by the exons ATGCGTCGCTACATTCGCGTCTTGTTCGTTTGCACATTACTCGTCTTCTGCTCGCTCTTGTACACATTTAGTCAACTGGTGTCGTCGCTGGAGAGCGCCAGTCCTCAGGCGCGAGCACACCGGACACGCGCAGCACATTCAGGCCTCGGTGACAG GTGTCATTCAGGGTCCGTCACTCACTGGAACTCCTATGGGATGCCTTCTGCTGTTTGCGGACAGAACTGCTTTATGGAGTCGGCTGTTAG GTACACTGTTCCAGTGCCCGGGGTCCGTGAGCAGGACCGTCAGGAGCCCGTCAGACTGGCTGTGGTGGCGTGCGGTACCCGTCTGGAGGAAACGCTCACCATGCTGAAATCTGCCGTCCTGTTCAGCTGCAGAAAGCTTCACTTTAATATTTTCGCAGAAGATGAGCTGCACGTCGGCTTCAGACAGGCA CTGGAGTCGTGGCCGGAGAAATTCCGCTCCAAGTTTAACTACAGCACGCATCCCATCACCTTTCCCAGCGAGAACGCCAGAGAGTGGAGAAAACTTTTCAAACCGTGCGCTTCACAAAGACTCTTTCTTCCT CTGATCCTGAAGGACGTCGACTCTCTGCTGTACGTGGACACAGATATCCTGTTCCTGCGGCCGGTGGAGGACATCTGGAAGTTTCTCTCAGGGTTTAACAGCAGTCACGTGGCTGCGATGGCGCCGGAGCACGAGGAGCCGCGGATCGGCTGGTACAATCGTTTCGCTCGACACCCGTACTACGGACGGACCGGAGTAAACTCGGGCGTCATGCTGATGAACCTGACACGAATCCGAGCCAAACACTTTAAG AATGACATGACAGCCGTGAACCTGAAGTGGGCCGACCTGTTGATGCCTCTGCTACACAAATATAAACTCAACATCACCTGGGGTGATCAAGACCTGCTTAACATCATATTTCATCATAATCCAG AGAGTCTGTTTGTGTTCCCGTGCCAATGGAATTACCGTCCGGATCACTGCATATACGGCAGTAACTGCAACGACGCCGAACAGCATGGCGTTTACATTCTCCATGGAAACCGTGGGGTTTACCATGACGACAAGCAACCTGTATTCAGAGCCATTTACGATGTTATTCAGAAg TATCCGTTCGGAGAAGATGCAGTCCACGGTTTACTGCGCCCCTTGGAGGAGAAGCTACGGGACGCCGGACACACGTACTGCGGAAGAGTCTGGCACATCTTCACCAAACAATTGCAAGAAAGTGTGAGAGAGCTACAGAAAGACAAAATCAGATGA
- the gxylt1a gene encoding glucoside xylosyltransferase 1 isoform X3, with translation MPSAVCGQNCFMESAVRYTVPVPGVREQDRQEPVRLAVVACGTRLEETLTMLKSAVLFSCRKLHFNIFAEDELHVGFRQALESWPEKFRSKFNYSTHPITFPSENAREWRKLFKPCASQRLFLPLILKDVDSLLYVDTDILFLRPVEDIWKFLSGFNSSHVAAMAPEHEEPRIGWYNRFARHPYYGRTGVNSGVMLMNLTRIRAKHFKNDMTAVNLKWADLLMPLLHKYKLNITWGDQDLLNIIFHHNPESLFVFPCQWNYRPDHCIYGSNCNDAEQHGVYILHGNRGVYHDDKQPVFRAIYDVIQKYPFGEDAVHGLLRPLEEKLRDAGHTYCGRVWHIFTKQLQESVRELQKDKIR, from the exons ATGCCTTCTGCTGTTTGCGGACAGAACTGCTTTATGGAGTCGGCTGTTAG GTACACTGTTCCAGTGCCCGGGGTCCGTGAGCAGGACCGTCAGGAGCCCGTCAGACTGGCTGTGGTGGCGTGCGGTACCCGTCTGGAGGAAACGCTCACCATGCTGAAATCTGCCGTCCTGTTCAGCTGCAGAAAGCTTCACTTTAATATTTTCGCAGAAGATGAGCTGCACGTCGGCTTCAGACAGGCA CTGGAGTCGTGGCCGGAGAAATTCCGCTCCAAGTTTAACTACAGCACGCATCCCATCACCTTTCCCAGCGAGAACGCCAGAGAGTGGAGAAAACTTTTCAAACCGTGCGCTTCACAAAGACTCTTTCTTCCT CTGATCCTGAAGGACGTCGACTCTCTGCTGTACGTGGACACAGATATCCTGTTCCTGCGGCCGGTGGAGGACATCTGGAAGTTTCTCTCAGGGTTTAACAGCAGTCACGTGGCTGCGATGGCGCCGGAGCACGAGGAGCCGCGGATCGGCTGGTACAATCGTTTCGCTCGACACCCGTACTACGGACGGACCGGAGTAAACTCGGGCGTCATGCTGATGAACCTGACACGAATCCGAGCCAAACACTTTAAG AATGACATGACAGCCGTGAACCTGAAGTGGGCCGACCTGTTGATGCCTCTGCTACACAAATATAAACTCAACATCACCTGGGGTGATCAAGACCTGCTTAACATCATATTTCATCATAATCCAG AGAGTCTGTTTGTGTTCCCGTGCCAATGGAATTACCGTCCGGATCACTGCATATACGGCAGTAACTGCAACGACGCCGAACAGCATGGCGTTTACATTCTCCATGGAAACCGTGGGGTTTACCATGACGACAAGCAACCTGTATTCAGAGCCATTTACGATGTTATTCAGAAg TATCCGTTCGGAGAAGATGCAGTCCACGGTTTACTGCGCCCCTTGGAGGAGAAGCTACGGGACGCCGGACACACGTACTGCGGAAGAGTCTGGCACATCTTCACCAAACAATTGCAAGAAAGTGTGAGAGAGCTACAGAAAGACAAAATCAGATGA